CTTCCAGCTGGGATTTGGCGTCTTCAAGGACCTGCACAGCAAGCTCCCTACTCACGGACGGAAAGTCTTCAAGGAAAACTTCCAATGGGTCTCCGGCCTCGAGGTGTTCAAACAGGATTCGTACGGGGACC
This portion of the Ideonella sp. WA131b genome encodes:
- a CDS encoding DUF433 domain-containing protein; amino-acid sequence: MKSPRVISDPEILGGTPVFVGTRVPVRILFEHLEAGDPLEVFLEDFPSVSRELAVQVLEDAKSQLEADAHTA